Proteins co-encoded in one Streptomyces sp. NBC_01283 genomic window:
- a CDS encoding ABC transporter ATP-binding protein, translating to MSDRILEASGIGVRFGGVHALTGVDLDLRPGEVCGLIGPNGAGKTTLFDVVSGIRRPDQGRVLLDGVDITRRSPVWRARHGMRRTFQRQQLFGQLTVTDNLLVAQEWRGGGGGFAADLLAAPTRRTHERKRRARASTVLRECGLEGLADDYAGALPVGRARMVELARAVADPPRVLLLDEPASGMTADERGHLSAVIRHLADEENCAVLLVEHNVAFVMGLCARVVVLDLGRVLAEGTAAEVRADPRVRDAYLGTTAA from the coding sequence ATGAGCGACCGCATCCTGGAAGCTTCCGGCATCGGCGTCCGCTTCGGCGGAGTCCACGCGCTCACCGGCGTGGACCTGGACCTGCGCCCCGGCGAGGTCTGCGGCCTCATCGGCCCCAACGGGGCGGGAAAGACCACCCTGTTCGACGTCGTCTCCGGCATCCGCCGCCCCGACCAGGGGCGCGTCCTGCTCGACGGCGTCGACATCACCCGCCGCTCGCCCGTCTGGCGCGCCCGCCACGGCATGCGCCGCACCTTCCAGCGCCAGCAGCTCTTCGGGCAGCTCACGGTCACCGACAATCTGCTCGTCGCCCAGGAGTGGCGCGGCGGCGGTGGCGGGTTCGCCGCGGATCTGCTCGCGGCGCCCACCCGGCGCACCCACGAGAGGAAGAGGCGGGCCCGTGCCTCAACTGTGCTGCGCGAGTGCGGACTTGAGGGACTCGCCGACGACTACGCGGGCGCGCTTCCAGTCGGCCGGGCCCGCATGGTGGAACTGGCACGCGCGGTGGCAGACCCGCCCAGGGTGCTGCTCCTGGACGAGCCCGCCTCCGGGATGACGGCCGACGAGCGAGGCCACCTGTCGGCCGTCATCCGGCACCTCGCGGACGAGGAAAACTGCGCCGTGCTCCTCGTGGAGCACAACGTCGCCTTCGTGATGGGGCTCTGCGCCCGCGTGGTGGTCCTCGACCTCGGCCGCGTCCTGGCCGAGGGCACGGCGGCCGAGGTACGCGCGGACCCCAGGGTGCGGGACGCGTACCTCGGGACCACCGCGGCCTAG